GCTCAATGCTATTTTTGAGAACCCTGTCAAATCTAATATTTCTTGGAATGATGTTGAGACTATGCTAATTGCTCTTGGTGCAGAAGTATCAGAGGGTGCAGGGTCAAGAGTAAAAGTAGCTCTTAACGAAATAAGAGCGGTTTTTCACAGACCACATCCAGAGAAAGAAACAGATAAAGGTGCGATTAAATCGGTACGGCGCTTTTTGACAGAAGCAGGAGTGACA
Above is a genomic segment from Tolypothrix sp. NIES-4075 containing:
- a CDS encoding type II toxin-antitoxin system HicA family toxin; its protein translation is MGLNSKHQKTLNAIFENPVKSNISWNDVETMLIALGAEVSEGAGSRVKVALNEIRAVFHRPHPEKETDKGAIKSVRRFLTEAGVTKDEL